One window of the Candidatus Stoquefichus sp. SB1 genome contains the following:
- a CDS encoding alpha/beta-type small acid-soluble spore protein: MNSNNSSKNRLVVPGAQNAIDQMKYEIANEFGVNLGPDATSRANGSVGGEITKRLVEMGQSQIAGRQSQNH; the protein is encoded by the coding sequence ATGAACTCAAACAATTCAAGTAAAAACAGATTAGTAGTTCCTGGTGCTCAAAATGCAATCGATCAAATGAAATACGAAATCGCTAATGAATTTGGTGTTAACCTTGGACCTGATGCAACTTCACGTGCTAACGGATCTGTTGGTGGTGAAATCACTAAGAGATTAGTTGAAATGGGACAAAGCCAAATCGCAGGTAGACAATCTCAAAATCATTAA